TATAGTTGTTTCTTTGCTACCATCAATTCTTCATCTTGTACAAGAAGGCAGAGCAAATAAACAATAAAACATTGCTTTGATAACTTAAGAGTTAAACACATAATAAAAAGCTGGATTTATATCTGATTTTAAATTGGTTGAAGTAGGGACGCACAGATGTGTATCCCTACTTAATAGACTAGTAAAATAAAGATATAAAATAAAGCAAACAAGTGGCAATAAGTTAGAGATTTGTATTAATTGTTGCCTATTTAATCTCAAAAATCTAAATACTTATAGATTTGCTATATTTTATACTTAATTTACGTGTAATTTACGTAGTTTATGAAAATAGAAGTAAATTTCGGCACCAGTAAAAATTAACTATTCAGAAACTCTGCAAAAGCTGGTAGCGTCAAACATAGGAAGATATTGTTGTGGATCTTTGAGCTTGAAAACGCGTTCTAATTACTGGCAACTGCTGCCTTATATTCGACCCCAATGGCAAAATATTATCAAGGGATTTATCGGCATTTTGGGATATGTGCTGGCAACATTAACGCTGATTAATCTGGCTGGGAAATTGGCAACTCCCTTTGGACAAGGTAATGTAGTAGCGATCGCTCAGCTAGCTGGCAGTTGTAGTGTAGTCTTTCTTGTCAGAGGTTTTTTTCAGTCTGTACAAGATATATACATGGCGAAAGCCTCCCTAAGAGTTGCTTTTCACCTCCGCCAACAAGTATACGCCCATCTTCAAAAGCTAAATCTCAGCTACTTTGAAAAAGCAAAAGCAGGTGATTTATCTTACCGCCTCACGGAAGATGTTGACCGGATTGGTGAGGTAGTAAATAAACTATCTCATGACTTCATCCCCTGCGTTTTGCAGTTGTTGGCAATTCCGATTTACATGATTTATCTGAATTGGCAACTGACACTAGCAACAGTAATAATTGCGCCGCTGATGGCTATTTTGATTGGCTGGTTTGGCGAAAGGTTACGTAAGTATTCTTTAAGAAGTCAAAACCGTGTATCAGGTTTATCGGCAATTCTCACGGAAGTTTTTAGCGGTATCCGTTTGGTACAAGCTTTTGCTGCCGAAAATTATGAAATCGCCCGATTTGGGCATGAAGCAGAACGCAGCCTCAAAGCTAAATATTCAGCAGAACGCTTAAAAGCCATACAGATTCCGATAGTGGGATTTCTGGAAGCCTTAAGTGCATTATCAATATTGATAGTGGGAGCATGGCAAATATCTCGAAATAACTTGACGGTGGCTGAGTTTTTCAGTTACCTAGCTGCTGCCGGGTTATTAATTGACCCCATTGGCCATGTAACTAACAACTACAACGAATTTAAACAGGGCGAAGCATCTGTTGATCGAGTTTTTGAATTGTTGGCAATTCAACCGACGGTGGTAGAAAAACGAAATGCGATCGCCCTCCCGCCCGTAAGTGGCAAAGTAGAATATCGTCATGTGAGCTTTGCCTATAAACCCGGTGAACCTGTATTAAAAGATATTAGTTTATTGGTATTGCCAGGTGAAGCGATCGCACTCGTGGGTGCTTCTGGTGCAGGTAAAACCACTTTTGTCAATCTTCTCCCCCGTTTCTACGATCCCGAAGCTGGTGAAATATTGATTGACGGTATTAATATTCGCGATGTCAAACTGCATAGTCTGCGGCGACAAATTGGGATTGTTCCCCAAGAAACCATCATGTTTTCTGGAACAATTGCCCAAAATATCGCTTTTGGACAAAACTCTTTTGATCTGGAAGCAGTTGCAGCAGCAGCGAAAATTGCTAACGCCCATCAGTTTATTAGTGAACTACCGGATGGTTATCAAACTTGGGTAGGTGAACGCGGGGTAAATTTATCGGGTGGACAACGCCAAAGAATTGCGATCGCTCGTGCTGTTTTGCTTAACCCACAAATTTTAATATTAGATGAGGCGACATCTGCATTAGA
This region of Nostoc sp. UHCC 0302 genomic DNA includes:
- a CDS encoding ABC transporter ATP-binding protein, producing MKTRSNYWQLLPYIRPQWQNIIKGFIGILGYVLATLTLINLAGKLATPFGQGNVVAIAQLAGSCSVVFLVRGFFQSVQDIYMAKASLRVAFHLRQQVYAHLQKLNLSYFEKAKAGDLSYRLTEDVDRIGEVVNKLSHDFIPCVLQLLAIPIYMIYLNWQLTLATVIIAPLMAILIGWFGERLRKYSLRSQNRVSGLSAILTEVFSGIRLVQAFAAENYEIARFGHEAERSLKAKYSAERLKAIQIPIVGFLEALSALSILIVGAWQISRNNLTVAEFFSYLAAAGLLIDPIGHVTNNYNEFKQGEASVDRVFELLAIQPTVVEKRNAIALPPVSGKVEYRHVSFAYKPGEPVLKDISLLVLPGEAIALVGASGAGKTTFVNLLPRFYDPEAGEILIDGINIRDVKLHSLRRQIGIVPQETIMFSGTIAQNIAFGQNSFDLEAVAAAAKIANAHQFISELPDGYQTWVGERGVNLSGGQRQRIAIARAVLLNPQILILDEATSALDSESEALVQEALERLMQNRTVFIIAHRLSTVRRCDRILVLEQGQIVESGTHEELLVLEHRYARFYAQQFS